TTTTAACCCTTGCTCCAGGGCAATCCCGCGAGCGCGCTGGATAGTTTCTATTGGTGTGGCAGCCATGTTGCTTAATTTGTAATATGGGAAAAAACGAGAAAAATGAATGGGCACGTTTTCATCTAAATTTTCTTTAACCCAGATGACCATTTCTTTAATTTCTTGCTCACTGTCATTATAGGTGGGAATGATAAGATAGGTGATTTCTAACCAAACGGCTTCTTGATGCAAGGTCTTCAGGGTCTCAAGCACTGGTCCAACATCTCCATTGGTTAATTTTTTATAAAACTCACCTCTAAAGCCTTTAAGGTCGATATTGGCTGCGTCCAAATATGGTATTAACTGCATCAAGGGTTCTTGGTTAATATAACCAGCCGAGTGCATAATATTTTTGATGCCTTTTTCTCGGGCAAGCTTTGCGGCATCTAACATGAACTCATAAAAAATCGTGGGTTCGGAATAAGTATAAGCAATGATTGGCGCGCCCGAATCAATCGCTCCTTGAACAACCTGTTCTGGCGTCATCTTGGTTGATTTGACTTCCCAAGGAAATTTTTGAGAAAGGTCCCAGTTTTGGCAATTTTTGCAAGAAAGATTACAGCCAGCCGTGGCAATAGAATAAGCCCGAGCCCCCGGAAAAAAATGATACAAAGGTTTTTTTTCAATTGGGTCAACATGCTTAGCCGCTACCTCGCCGTAAACTAAAGAAACCAATTTACCCTCTTGATTCTGTCTGGCCCGACAGGCGCCAATTTGCTTATTGGCTAAAATACAATTATTTGGGCAAAGATTGCACTCTAC
The sequence above is a segment of the Patescibacteria group bacterium genome. Coding sequences within it:
- the amrS gene encoding AmmeMemoRadiSam system radical SAM enzyme; this translates as MLKKRIGQIIAIIFFVGLLSLAFLLIRQKEESLPPIGRRDLQISPSLEAGQSTFKEALFYEQLSSGFVECNLCPNNCILANKQIGACRARQNQEGKLVSLVYGEVAAKHVDPIEKKPLYHFFPGARAYSIATAGCNLSCKNCQNWDLSQKFPWEVKSTKMTPEQVVQGAIDSGAPIIAYTYSEPTIFYEFMLDAAKLAREKGIKNIMHSAGYINQEPLMQLIPYLDAANIDLKGFRGEFYKKLTNGDVGPVLETLKTLHQEAVWLEITYLIIPTYNDSEQEIKEMVIWVKENLDENVPIHFSRFFPYYKLSNMAATPIETIQRARGIALEQGLKYVYTGNVNWVEGNTTYCDDGSIAIERKGYFVSQNNLDDGKCGDGKEVAGVWE